Proteins encoded by one window of Alphaproteobacteria bacterium:
- a CDS encoding Xaa-Pro peptidase family protein: MADILTDMARNTPGAGLKDFEGQVDMRKLRAYRLARTQEMIKAHDLGAVILYDPLNIRYATGSRQMAVWTLHNACRWAFVPAEGLPIIYEFAKGGAMAATGELETVGEVRPSTHGWFYFTASESIPQRVAEWASDVDALVREHCGGNRRIGFDHLDPAGLRAMDRLGIDVEEGERVMERARMIKSAEEVQCMSISIGVAEVGMARMREALKPGLTENELWSYIANTNNEMGGEWMETRILTTGARTNPWMREAGERRVRAGELVSFDTDMIGPFGYCADISRTFFCGPGKPSEEQKDLYKRAVDQVEHNMALLKPGLTFKEFIDKSYKLGNEFAANRYGPIHGVGLADEYPTIPEIQDAHRLSDPDGVVQENMTLCVESYMGREGGTEGVKLEHQVLVTAKGVQLLDTYPWEEDLLG; this comes from the coding sequence ATGGCTGACATACTGACGGACATGGCCCGCAACACGCCAGGCGCCGGCCTCAAGGACTTCGAAGGCCAGGTGGACATGCGCAAGCTGCGCGCCTATCGCCTGGCGCGCACACAGGAGATGATCAAGGCGCATGATCTGGGGGCGGTGATCCTCTATGACCCGCTCAACATCCGCTACGCCACCGGCTCGCGGCAGATGGCGGTGTGGACCCTGCACAATGCCTGTCGCTGGGCCTTCGTGCCGGCGGAGGGTCTGCCCATCATTTACGAGTTCGCCAAGGGCGGCGCCATGGCGGCGACCGGTGAGCTGGAGACGGTCGGCGAAGTCCGGCCGTCGACCCATGGCTGGTTCTACTTCACCGCTTCGGAGAGCATTCCCCAACGGGTGGCGGAGTGGGCGAGCGATGTGGACGCGCTGGTGCGCGAGCATTGCGGCGGCAACCGGCGGATCGGCTTTGACCATCTGGATCCGGCCGGGCTGCGCGCCATGGACCGGCTGGGCATCGACGTGGAGGAGGGCGAGCGGGTCATGGAGCGCGCCCGCATGATCAAGAGCGCGGAGGAAGTCCAGTGCATGTCCATTTCCATCGGCGTCGCCGAGGTGGGCATGGCCCGTATGCGCGAGGCGCTGAAGCCGGGTCTGACCGAAAACGAGCTGTGGTCCTATATCGCCAATACCAACAACGAGATGGGCGGCGAATGGATGGAGACCCGCATCCTGACCACCGGCGCGCGTACCAACCCGTGGATGCGCGAGGCGGGTGAACGGCGGGTCCGCGCCGGCGAGCTGGTCAGCTTCGACACCGACATGATCGGTCCGTTCGGCTATTGCGCCGACATCAGCCGCACCTTCTTCTGCGGCCCCGGCAAGCCCAGCGAGGAGCAGAAGGACCTGTACAAACGGGCGGTGGATCAGGTGGAGCACAACATGGCGCTGTTAAAGCCCGGCCTGACCTTCAAGGAGTTCATCGACAAGAGCTACAAGCTGGGCAACGAGTTCGCCGCCAACCGCTATGGGCCGATCCATGGGGTCGGTCTGGCCGACGAATACCCGACCATTCCCGAGATCCAGGACGCCCACCGCCTGAGCGACCCGGATGGGGTGGTGCAGGAGAACATGACGCTGTGCGTCGAGAGCTATATGGGCCGCGAGGGCGGCACCGAAGGGGTCAAGTTGGAGCATCAGGTGCTGGTGACCGCCAAGGGCGTGCAGCTTCTCGACACTTATCCATGGGAAGAGGATCTGCTGGGCTAG
- a CDS encoding Xaa-Pro peptidase family protein translates to MTSDDPYAMARAMAGDGIKDFEAELDVAALRGYRLGRVQDQLRAHDYGAAVLTEPMNIRYATGTRVFSVWTMHNAARWVFVPAEGKCVLFEFGNHGIMARSGALETIGEVRPARGWSYRSAVEHQAERVAAWAGELAELMGEKGGGSRRIAFDHLDPLGLKALEAKGLEVGDGERVMAQARLIKSREEIMCMCWAISGIETGMHRMTEALKPGMTEQELWSIIAQANAENGGEWMETRLLASGGRTNPWMQEAGQRRVRPGELVAFDADANGAFGYCADISRTFFCGPGKPTAEQKDLYKLAVDQVEHNMALLKPGVTFRQVVEKSFRMPQDTVLNRYALLHGVGLGDEYPGIPQVQDTDRMSEPDRVIEENMAFCVESYMGREGGAEGVKLEHQVVVTASGVQILDTYPWEEVLLG, encoded by the coding sequence ATGACCAGCGATGATCCCTATGCCATGGCCCGGGCCATGGCCGGTGACGGCATCAAGGACTTCGAGGCCGAGCTCGATGTGGCGGCCTTGCGCGGCTATCGCCTGGGCCGTGTGCAGGACCAGTTGCGGGCTCATGACTATGGCGCGGCGGTCCTGACCGAGCCCATGAACATCCGCTACGCCACCGGCACCCGGGTGTTCAGCGTGTGGACCATGCACAATGCGGCGCGTTGGGTGTTCGTTCCGGCGGAAGGCAAATGCGTTCTGTTCGAGTTCGGCAATCACGGCATCATGGCGCGCTCGGGCGCGCTGGAGACCATCGGCGAGGTGCGGCCGGCGCGCGGCTGGAGCTATCGTTCGGCGGTGGAGCACCAGGCGGAGCGGGTGGCGGCGTGGGCCGGCGAGCTGGCCGAGCTTATGGGTGAAAAGGGTGGCGGCAGCCGGCGCATCGCCTTCGATCATCTGGACCCGCTGGGCCTCAAGGCGCTGGAGGCCAAGGGCCTGGAGGTGGGCGACGGCGAGCGGGTCATGGCCCAGGCGCGCCTTATCAAGAGCCGGGAAGAGATCATGTGCATGTGCTGGGCCATCAGCGGCATCGAGACCGGCATGCACCGGATGACCGAGGCCCTGAAGCCCGGCATGACCGAGCAGGAACTGTGGTCGATCATCGCCCAGGCCAATGCGGAGAACGGCGGCGAATGGATGGAGACCCGCCTGCTGGCGTCCGGCGGGCGGACCAACCCGTGGATGCAGGAGGCGGGCCAGCGTCGGGTGCGGCCGGGCGAGCTGGTGGCCTTCGACGCCGACGCCAACGGCGCCTTCGGCTATTGCGCCGATATCAGCCGCACCTTCTTTTGCGGCCCGGGCAAGCCGACGGCGGAGCAGAAGGATCTCTACAAACTGGCGGTGGACCAGGTGGAGCACAACATGGCGCTTCTGAAACCTGGCGTGACCTTCCGCCAGGTGGTGGAGAAGAGCTTTCGCATGCCGCAGGACACGGTGCTCAACCGCTATGCCCTGCTGCACGGGGTTGGCCTGGGCGACGAGTATCCGGGCATCCCGCAGGTGCAGGACACCGACCGCATGAGCGAACCCGACCGGGTCATCGAGGAGAATATGGCGTTCTGCGTCGAGAGCTATATGGGCCGTGAAGGCGGCGCGGAGGGGGTCAAGCTGGAACACCAGGTGGTGGTGACGGCAAGCGGCGTGCAGATTCTGGACACCTATCCGTGGGAAGAGGTGCTGCTGGGATAG